ccgggtggcagctctaggaagagccttggtggttccaaacgtcttccatttaagaatggaggaggCCACcaggttcttggggaccttcaaatgcTGCAGACccttttttaaatttgatttttAATACTCTTGTGCCTCGACCCAATCCTCTCtccgagctctacggacaattccttcaacctcatggattggtttttgctctgaaacgtactgtcaactgtgggacgttatatagacagatgtctgcttttccaaatcatgtccaatcaattgaatttaccacaggtggactccaatcaagttgtagaaacatctcaaggatgatcgatggaaacaggatgcacctgagctcaatttcgagtctcatagcaaagggtctgaatacttatttacataaggtttatgtttatttatttataaattcTTAAACACaattaaaaaaaatttttttttgccttgtcattgtggtgtagtgtgtagattgaagaggaaAAACactttgatcaattttagaacaaggctgtaacataacaaaatgtggaaaaaggggtctgaatactttccaaacagCACTGTAGGGTTTTATAGGCATTTATACCTGTAGGCTTAACCAGAGCTTGTGTGCGCACTCTGCacgtgtgtgtggagggagcggtccgAACGCAATTGAATgaatgagagaggggaaatggaATTTAGGTAGAAGAACAGTGAGGAGTTTGGCTTGGTTTCTTTTTTGTTGTGCCTTGCAAACACATGTACAAGTGGAACACTAGAATCAAAGCAAATTAATGTTGTCATCAAAACAACATTTTGCTTGCCAGATCGGGCAGCCACAAAACACATTCCACCAAATAGTGGTACAGTATTTTATATCTCTAGTTAAAGATTGAGCTGCCTTTTATCATGTACAAATGTTCAAGTAATTGCATAATAAAGCACTAAAAGAGCACAAACGTAGGCCTGTGTTGTAGAAAGCTTGATACTATAATATCAGTCCAACAAATGTCATATGGCTAAAGCTGGATCATAGAAAAGACCATAAACAGCACTATCACTGACCAAGCCTGTAATCCTAAAAGCTCAAATCCACAGACAGTAAATATTTAATCCCATCTATGCCCACTAACAAAACAGCTGGAAAAAAACACCTGGGTCAGAAATCTGTTTTccactcaaaaaaaaaaaagcatgtaATGATTAGTCTCCCTTCCACACAACATACTTACAGGATAGTTATCGAGGTTGTCCTTTTATCAAAATGAACTAATGCTTAAAACACACATCTGGGATAAGGGTGGTGGGGTTTTAATTCATACATTCTGTCATGCAACAATTATGATCTGGATTAAATACATATAATTGGGTGTATCACAGAAAAAAGCCACCCTGCAGTAAAGTTTACCCCGGCATTGCAGATAATTCATGCACATCCACAAGACCATCAGTGGCAATTGAAAACCTGCCTAACAGCTAGCTTTTAGTGCAAATGTTGATCATGGAACACTCCTGTTCTGATGTCATTTGACTCCACAGGGACACATTGTTGTGGTcgaatgtgactcgtttcaggaaactaagcGTATGTcacgggtcactacttcacaggagaaccATTTGAAAGTAAACTTtctaaaaaaatctaaatgtgtttttggcagaaatgccttctggaacatgtgaacttccaAGTGCTTTAAAAAcagacttgtatgccatctgtaaatacgaatacaattgttaaattacgagcctagttggtttagccacagaaaaatccagcaaccttccagctagccatgattggctgagatgagtgggctggacatgagtTCAGATaagtctgccatgtagcacacttctgtctatttgagctggtcagtatgtgtaggtaatcctttctaacactgcttaaaaaatatatatcacgtagtagaactgcataagtgttgcgcTCCACTTTCTGTAGgaccaagttttgaaatcagtggaattagagtatgatagctaaggagataaAAAACAcccgtctccggattacatcttcaaacgaAGCAAGTATCCATgtcaatagaatgtcactgcgacaactgttgatagatgtagctagtaaattcactctggctatctactctgatttcagagcactctcgtctgagcaTACCAGAGCGTAGAATAATTGACGAATTTATCaacgctcaacacctgttgaatatggccggtgtcagtaaacatggGCAAAAAAAGCGTAAATAGTTGCAGTCACCGACACTCTGGATAATATAAaaccagcctaaccagctctactagtgcgagtaaaatggtcagtgagctgttctctcatgcgtgtctggaagtagctagcaagctagccaacgttaaccagttagcttgggtgcttgactgttgtTGTTAGGACAGAATGCTTGgctcaacccttaaagagatgggtgaggctaaagcttaagagggtgtgaacaatgctgaagtGGTGTACTGACAAAACCATTTAAAGGCCATTTTCTTAAAGGCGAGACTACACGTTTATCAACTTTAGCATAGCAGAATTActctcccattgttcctcaaatgcagtgtatgatgtaccattttgtagctctgtgtatctgcttttatccaatgtaaaaaaaaaaaatgttgctacataataCCGAATCAAGGTGGTAGTGGTAGGAATATTTGCTTGCATTGCAAGAGCCCCATTTGCATCCATTTTGAATGTCACCTGAGAATAAACTGATGAAGTACTCTGTTAATCAGATGAGGTTACCATATTTGTTTGAACTACTACTCTTTGTTGATATGTTGCAAATGCAAGAACTGCTCTTCTCAATAAACATGGGTTCGGTTCAACTGTATACTTCCAGATTTCTTATGTAATTCACATTGAATTATTTTTTAGCTGGATTGGaagtttgttaaaaaaaaaaagtttgggtagctaccactaccaacacagttacactgacCACCCCAACCGATGGCATACTAATGTCTCGCATCAATGGAAACCTGTGAGGCAGCAAACGCCATCTTGTTCGCTGCCGCTTGTAGGCCTACTAGGGTTGACGAGTCAAATctagctaactactgtagctactacCAATGAAGATGGATTCAGTTTCATTGTATGTGACATTTGAAAATGTGCAATCTCACTATTTAATGCAACATGTGAAAAGGCCCCGATGTGTAGATCTGGATGTACAAAATTACCTGAATGTACAGTTTAACGATGTTTTACCAAACAACCCTGCTCAACAGCAGTGACCTCAACACTACTCACGTTAGCACACACTTCactagccaactaacgttagctagctagctacagtatatcagacaAGGGACGTTTTCAGCAGGGTGCGCTGTGGATGATCAGAAAGAGGGGCAGACAAGAATCAAACAGAAAAAAGAGCCAACAAAATATAGTACAGAATACTGTTTCGGCATTCCTGTCGCCCCCGTGTTGGACTTGTGTTATTTCAGCACCTAAAAGGGGTTAGCGAGTGTTGCTGGCCAATAAAATCCAATTATCTTGTTAGCTAGTATAGCCGTGTCGTTAAAGCCAGCAGTAGCCATTTAATTTGATTAAGATGTACAGCACCAAAGCCAACGAAAGCAATTGTGCTAACGTTAAGGTGGGGGATAAATTGCACAAATTGATGTAGTCAACCTGCAGCTAGTGTTATAAATGCCatctagctatagttagctagcgtCGTTAGTTAGTCTTGCTAACGTTAGTTACCGTCAGCTAGCTATACAGTTAACGTGTGGGTTGCCAAATCAAATGCCATGTCGAAAAAGTGGTCATACTTCACCAAAAGGGCATATTTAACAATGCCTCAATTTATTTGAACACAGACCATAAACATTATCGGGGCCCAAACTAGCCTGACTAATTGACCACTCAAATTCCAAATGAACGTTAGCTACCTAGTGCTTGCATTTAGGCCATTGGTCGTCCATCAAAAATGTTAGCCGGCTAACAAGTAACTAGGTTAAATAAATGTCGTTTAAGTTCATTTTAGGGATAACGAAGCACGACTAATATGTTGAATGGAAATTAAGCTATCTGGGCAACATTGTTGTAGCTAGATACAGGTGTAACTAACTGTACACCTAGGCTAGCTAAATTAGCAAACTATAACGTTAATTAACTGGTTAAAGTGTTCGCTGTCAGTAACGTTAGTTAGTTACCAGGTCCGTTTCTCATGAATTTGACAGGGTCCAAACCCGTCCCTGCAAAGAACCCAGGCTGTAAAatatatgtaggctactgtacagtCTGTGTAGCTAAACACATACGGTAACGTTACATTGCTAACGGTATAGCTATAGTTAGCACTGTCAACTGGAAAGCAAGCAGAGCCCTCTCGGCTAAACGAATGCGCGTTAGCCAACGACCCTACCACCGGGCAGTTGGCTAATCTAACACATCAACCAATAATACCACTATTGTATGTTTGAATTGCAAATGTGCAACATTTAACCATCCCTTACCTTTTTCTCAGTTGGCGTTGGCTTTTTTTTTTGGCATTGACTGGAAGAGGTAGCTAACGGTGTATTACCTCCAATCCACGCACCAACTAACGCCCGTGAACCGCTAGTTTGCAAATCCTAGTCGGAGTTTTTTTTTCAACAACTTGGACCAACCCGGGAAAACAATCACTCCACTCCCTGCTGATGACTGGACGCAGATTGCCTGTATTTGCAACTGTGATCTCAACAGTTGGTTTCCACTAATGTCTTCGCCCGATATATATTTCATTTAGAAGCCACTTCCTCTTCGTCTATGACACCAGCCTGTTTAGCCGCCCTTTCTCAGTAGTCACTCTCTTCTTCACCCGGCCACCGAACAGCGAAGATGGGCGCGGTAACCCTGCACTCAGCTATGGGAAACCCCACGCTCTGCAGCAGCGCTCGCACACGCACAAAATGAATTTGGCAATTCGTTTAGAAAAAAATACAGTAGGCCTAGTAATTAATGCAAAATACCAAATTATAAGTCCAATAAATTGATCATTCATCTTGGTATATTATGTGTTTACAGTAGTTCATAAAATTATATTCTATACTTACAGCTACATATATATAAGTATTTTACAGGAAATTATGTTTTGACTCAAACAAATATAAGGATCAAGTTGGCTGCACCAGTTTGGGTGGGTGGGCAGGGGACTGCCCGCCTGCTTGCCTAACTACTATGTGACCTTGTGGTTAGAATGACCTccctgagattggaaggttggGAGCTCGATCCCTTGCTGAGTCATACTAAAAATGGGACCTGATGTGTTTCTGTTTGGCACTCAGCATTCAGGAGATAGATTGAGTGTAAGGCGCTGCAATAAactagcatcctgtccaggggctgtacttgtacatcaagctgcctcacactacagagaCAGGCTTGTGCAAGCTTACTTAGTTATGAACAGATCTCCTACCCAGGATTAGTTTTGGACAGTGTTTGTGTATCTGCTGGGtatttatacatttttaaaagtgttCTAGACCCGTAAAAAAAAATTTGGGGCCCTTTTTCATATCTAAAATCTGTTGCTAAAATAAAACCAAGGCAGAAACATGTTCTGACCAAAGGCTCCATGAGCCTAAGACTTCTTCTTACTGGTGATGACTGTGAATCCACATGCACTGGTAGCAATTTCTAAATGTTCCCTATGGTGCTTCTTTCATTGAATTGAACTCCTCTGCGCTATTAGAAATAACCTTTGGCTCTAAGGTTGTACTAAAGAGATTCACTCGGGACTGCAAAGCACCTGCTGAAAAGACTCCTACTCcccagtaaaaaggcacatgacagcccgcttggactttgccaaaaggcacctaaaggactctcacaactacagagagatccttgatgaaaacttgcttcaGAGAGCGCAGGACCTCAGATTGTGGTGAaggctcaccttccaacaggacaacgaccctaagcacacagccaagacaacacaggagtggcttcggggcaagtctctgaatgtgcttgagtggcccagccagagcccagacttgaacctgatctaacatctctggagagacctgaaaatagctgtgcagcgacgctccccatccaactttgAGAGCatatacagagaagaatgggagaaactcccccaaatacaggtgtgccaagcttgtagtgtcataccgaAGAAGACTCTTTTTtgtaactgtttttgctttgtcattatgtgtagattgatgatgggggagactatttaatccattttagactaaggctgtaacgtaataaaatgtggaaaaagtcaaggtgtctgaatactttccaaatgcgctATATACTAATCATATTTATGTTTAATTTGTATTATCAAAAGGATTTATATTGACAAATGACATGCCAGAAATCAGTCATATTTAACAGATTTATGTGAATCTCATGGCACTGTAGTTCCAGCAAGTGCAGAATAGATATCTCTTGGAAAAAGTGTAAACCCATcccctatatacagtaccataaAAGGTCTCCTTGTACAACTAACCCGGGGGAAAGGGTAACAGAGGTTCTTGAGTAATAAAAAAAGGTAGATTTAGTCTCACTATGAATCGTGTCGGTGTACATATCCTGTCAATTTCTCTAGCACCAAACAAAATGGCGAGTAACCTTTTGGAAGAATTCATCTATTTTTCTATAATTTGTAGGATTCTACAATTTGTCAACATGGGCTCATATTTTATATGTATTACATTTTCTTTAAAACTGACCTTTGGCCTTGGACATGAGCGTAAACATTTAGTAGTTAAGTACTTTCTTTGCACTTCTTAATCTGAGTGCGTTATTTACAGGCCTACATGACATAACATATTTGGATGATTGAACTTTACTCAGTTCAATCAAAAGTTATTCTTATTCAGTCTTTTTTTTTGCTCTAATACAAGAACAGATCACTGAGTATAAAAGTGTTTTCGAGATGTTTGATGAGGAAGGAAATGGAACAGTGAAGACACAGGAGCTGGAGCGATTGATGAGTTGAATGGGAATCAATCCCACCAAGAGAGAGCTCCTTCAGATGGCCAAAGATGTGGACAAAGATGGTGAGCAATATCGTTCACAATATGGCCTTCATTTTAACGTGACCATTGATATGTTTTATGTGCATAATATATAATCTTACTAACTATTTATTTGAGCAACTAATACAATGTTATCTACCATAGTAATGATATGCTGTATTGTACAATTAACTTGTATATCTGACGGAAAAAAAGTCGACAATGCTTGTATTCCACTGTCAAATTTCTGTATGAAATTTTATCAAATGGTGCTGTTCTTCTCACACAGATGAGTGATGAACTTCTTCTGTGAAGATTCATTTTCAAAACCATTGTACTGTAACATAACATGTAGGATTTCTCTGTTATCACTAGATGTCAGTGTTTCACTGGGATTCACTTGTAAAATACTAGTACTCAGGTCTAGGCAATTAGTTTATCTCTGTCTTTAGTTCATCTCTGTCTTTAGGAATGTAAATACATTCCTTACCACCAATAAAtctctttatttttatttattaaaaatgCATCCAAAGAAATTGTATAACTAAGGCTGTCAAATTCTCATTTGGTTTCCTATTCACAGCTATATATAGCCAGTGGTAATATCTCCCTTATCACCTGTTTTTGTGTCATCACAGGAAAAGGTACTTTTAACCATGAGAGCTTCCTGGCTTTGATGGCATTGGTTCATGAAAGCGCGAGGGGCCAACATGCTGTGCTACGAGCTGCTTTCGAGGCTGAGGGATATATCGAGTGGAATGCCCTGAAGTAAGCCTACAATACCTACAGCAACTATGGCTTGATTCCAGTTTAGATACCTTTTTGCAGACTGTTCTTCCCCAATATGTACTTAAATAACTTTTAGAATCAGTAATAAACCACCTCTATTTGCAGGTATGTGTTGATGAATGTAGGAGAACCACTGAATGAGTTAGAGGCAGAGCAAATGATGGAGGCAGATAAAGATGGATATGGAAGCTTCGATTATGAAGGTAAGAGTAGATTAGTCTCTTTTGTTTTTATCTTGTTGAGAATAACCTGGATAAGGTTGAACAAATAACCTTTTTACCATTAAAAGCATAACATTTTCTTCCCAGAATTTGTGAACATGACTGGAGGCTCCTTCAAGATGAGCTAAGTGAATCAAAGAAGGCAAACATGAATAGGCAACATTATATTGGTCAGGGTTGACAGTGTAGGTTACTGTTATGAACATCATGCTTCACCGGTTTTGATCATGCATGTTGATAAAACAAGACAATTGCTTTCAATGTTGGTCTTGAAGCATGCAGATGTTTATATTTTAATTCATATAGAGATGTGGCTATTACTAGCTTGTATGCTGACTGATTGACTTTTGATGTAAATATAGTAATTCATATGTATGATTTCTTAaaatgacaacaacaaaacatctgTACAACCTTAAGGTACTTACTATATGAATGAAAAGGGCTTGAGTGAAAGCACCTTGGCCTCACTGAGAATCTCCAGTCCCTTGCCTTTTTAGAGGATATTCATCAAAGGGTTACATTTCCAAGGCCAGCCACCCCCTCTGCCTGATAGCATCTGGTCTGCCCAACCAATAAATCCCATTCTCATCCCTAAAGCCAGATGGACAGCTCGGCGAGCCAACGGCAGCTGCCGCTTACACCCCATCCGACCTATCACAGGAGGGATGGGGGCTTTGGATCACAGGGCTATGGTTGCAGAATCCCTGGAGCTTCTACTGTTATATGAAACACAACAAGGGGCAAGGTAGGGGAACAGGTCTAAGGAAGCAAGGAGAGATCGACAGAGAATCCTTTGGAAGCAACCAGGGGTTGGGTTGCTTTGTATGGAGTGGAGCTGCGGTGAGAACGAGTGTGTTTCCCATGTAAACAGTCCCTCAGTCAGTGGAGCAGCTGCCTGCGTTACTGCTGAGGAGCAGGGAGaagcagaagaggaggaggtgaagagaggggGAAACGTTCCTTCTCCTTAAGATATTACGCCTCCTCTATCTTGTTGCCTCCTACGGCTCCTTTTAATTTGAATTTTTTTAAATAGTGCTTCTCCTACCACATCGACGAAAGGTAGGTACTGACATAACATATACCACTAATCTGGGAGGGCATTTAAGGCGAGCTTGCATGTCACGTTGGCAGGATTAAAagcctttatttatttatactcATTGGCTTACAGAGGAATGATCACTGTGCAACAACATTCCATGGTGTGAATAAGACTAAGAGATAAACATGTTATATTATGAACATTTTATGTTGACTGTCTTTGTATTTGATCTCTAATTGGACAGTGACAAAGGCTGAGACTTTGCTCTTGGTTTTGATTGGTTGAGAGCTTGCACTGCACATGTTCCTCATTTGGTGAACAGACTGGCATGCAGGCAGGCTGCATTCTGAGGGGGGCGGGACCCGGGATGGCTCATGTGTCTTTGTTTTCACGTTTGTGTGACACTATAGTAGGGTGTCGCATGTCTGCCATACTATCGGCCAACAATATACATGGCATAATTCAGCATTTCATTACATTG
This genomic window from Oncorhynchus nerka isolate Pitt River linkage group LG2, Oner_Uvic_2.0, whole genome shotgun sequence contains:
- the LOC135572911 gene encoding calglandulin-like — protein: MGINPTKRELLQMAKDVDKDGKGTFNHESFLALMALVHESARGQHAVLRAAFEAEGYIEWNALKYVLMNVGEPLNELEAEQMMEADKDGYGSFDYEEFVNMTGGSFKMS